From the genome of Streptomyces sp. NBC_00523:
CAGCTGCCGATGGAGCTGTCGCGGGTGTACCACTGCTGCTGCGAGTACGGGCCGACCTGCCCGTCGATCTTGCTGTCGGCGATGTACCCGCCGCTCGCCCAGCCATAGCCGTCGGGCGCGAGGTTGAGCCCGCCCTTGACGTGCATCCGGCGGAACGGAGCGGCCTGGGACACGGCCCAGCGGTCGGTGCCGTTGACCGGGTTCAGCGCCAGGTTCTCCGCCGAACGCCAGAAGTTCTGCGTGGCGTTGCCGTTGAACCAGCCCGCGTCCACGGTGACATCACCGTTGAACGTGGTGTCGTCCGGGTTCAGCCCGAGACCGGCGATCGACGTGTAGAAGCCGATCTGCGCGTTGATGTTGTCGTACGTGCCCGGCTTGAACATCAGCGCGTAGCGGCCGTCGCCGAACTGCGCCGACTCCTGCTTCTTGAAGACCTCGTCGACCTTGGCCTGGATGTCCGGCGTCGACGGGTCGAACACCATGACGTTGGGCCCGAGATCGCCGCCGCCCTCGATGGCCTGCGCGTCCTGCCCGAAGGCGGTCTGCGCCGTGGGGACGGCCATGAGCAGCGACACGGCGAACGCGGCGAACCCGAAGGTCCTGCCCCGGCGCCTGCGGCGGGAGGGTGCGGTGGAGGGGGATGTGGGGGGCGTGGTGGGGGCTTCCGTGGGGGGAAGGTGCATGGACGTACGTCTCCTGGGTCTTGGTGCGGGTGACGCGACGAACGGTCCGGTGAAACGCTCAGAGAGCGCTCTCCGGTGGGTGCTGATGGTTCCGCTGTTACCCGGGACACGTCAAGAGGTGTGCATCGGAAGCCTTGCGCGAACCGCGCCGTGCGCAACAAATAATGTCTGCGGCACGGCAATTGGCCCGCTCTGTGGCCAGTTCGGCGTGCTCTTGTGTTCAGGAACTGGTGGTGACCGCCCGGGAGCGCGGGGTGCCCGGCCCTCACCGGCGCGACCACCCCGTAGGGTCGTACGGATGACCGAACTCGACGCGACCCGCGCCTATTACGACACCGTCGCCGAGGACTACGCCGCCCGCGTCCCCGGCCTCTTCGCCGAGGACGTGCCGGGGCGTGCGCTGATCGGCGCGTTCGCGGAGGAGGTCCGGGCGGACGGCGGGCTCCCCGTGGCCGATCTCGGCTGCGGACCGGGCCATGTGACGGCCCATCTGGCCGGCCTCGGGCTGAGCGTCCACGGGGTGGACGTGTCGCCGCGCATGGTGGACATCGCCCGGCACCGCCACCCGGATCTGCGCTTCGAGACCGGAACGATGGACGCGCTCGGACTGCCGGACGGCGGCCTCGGCGGGATCGTCGCCTGGTGGTCCATCCTGCACACGCCGCCGGATCTGCTCCCGGCCCTGTTCGCTGAGTTCCGCCGCGTCCTGGCCCCCGGCGGCCGGCTGCTGCTGGGGTTCCACGCCGGGAACGGAGAGCCCTACACCTCGGAGAAGCGGGCCGGTGGATTCGCGTACGCCATCCACCTGCTGTCCACCGAGCGGGTTGTCGGACAACTGGAGGAGGCCGGGTTCACCCTCACCGCCCGGCTGACCACCCCGGGCACGAGGTGGCCCCAGGTGTGCCTGCTGGCCCGGGCGGCCGGTGCGTGAGAGGTGACCTGGCCGGCACCTTGGTCAGGTGGGGTGCCGGCCAGGGGCTGTGGGGGCGCGTCAGGCGCGCGTGATGCGGGCGATGGCCTCGACGGTCAGGGCGCGGTCGTGCGGTTCGGTTTCCAGCGCCCGGTGGATGGAAAGGCCCTCGATCAGCGCGTCGAGCTGACGGGCCGTCGCCGGGTCGAAGTGCCACTCCAGGGCGACCCGGCTGCGGCGCATCCACTCGCGGGTCAGCTCGCGGTAGGCGGGCTTGCGGGCGGCGAGGGTGTACAGCTCGTGCGTGAGGACCAGTTCGCGCTGATTGCCGCCGGACAGATGGTGGACCAGATCGGCGACCGCCTCCCGGGCCTCGTCCTGCGTGGTGGCGGCGCCCAGCCGCTCCTCGAAGACGGCGACGATTCCGCTGGAGAAGCGGGTGAACGCCTCCCGCAGCAGCTCGTCCATACCGGCGAAGTGGTACGTCATCGAGCCGAGGGGCACCCCGGCGCGCGCGGCGACCTTGCGG
Proteins encoded in this window:
- a CDS encoding class I SAM-dependent DNA methyltransferase, whose amino-acid sequence is MTELDATRAYYDTVAEDYAARVPGLFAEDVPGRALIGAFAEEVRADGGLPVADLGCGPGHVTAHLAGLGLSVHGVDVSPRMVDIARHRHPDLRFETGTMDALGLPDGGLGGIVAWWSILHTPPDLLPALFAEFRRVLAPGGRLLLGFHAGNGEPYTSEKRAGGFAYAIHLLSTERVVGQLEEAGFTLTARLTTPGTRWPQVCLLARAAGA
- a CDS encoding TetR/AcrR family transcriptional regulator, giving the protein MATGQNDPERRERIITAALDLIAAEGVAGTSHRKVAARAGVPLGSMTYHFAGMDELLREAFTRFSSGIVAVFEERLGAATTQDEAREAVADLVHHLSGGNQRELVLTHELYTLAARKPAYRELTREWMRRSRVALEWHFDPATARQLDALIEGLSIHRALETEPHDRALTVEAIARITRA